Part of the Hevea brasiliensis isolate MT/VB/25A 57/8 chromosome 16, ASM3005281v1, whole genome shotgun sequence genome is shown below.
CTTATATAGAAGGCAAGAAATGCTAAAAGAAACTAAAACTCATTAACTAGTTCTGAATAGTATACCTGGTTTCCAAATCCAACTCCGGCACCTAGACACAGCCTTCCAGCAATCAACATGCCAAGGTTCTGAGCAACAGCATTCAAGATGGCTCCGGCGAGAAAGAAGATTGAGGCAACTTGGATGGTGGGTTTCCGACCCCATATTTTGCAGAAGAAAGAGGCTGCGAAACTAGACAAAATGGCAGCAAGGTAGAGTGAAGAAGTGAAGAGCTGAAGATATTCGTTATCATATTTGCAGTAGTTGTTTTCTCTTGCTTTGTGCTTCTTGACATAAACAATTGGAAAGAACTTCTTCAAGAAATCATCCATTGAAGTTACTCCACCTAGGAAAAAAACGCAGTTGCGGTAATTAATCAAATCTTAATGCTCTATTGAGCACGTTCAGGAAGGAAAATGATCATATAGTACCAGAAATGccaatatcatagccaaacatGAGACCACCAAATGCTGCAATGATGCTGCAAACAAGGACCTGCCCTGTTAGCTTGGAAGGGAAGTCATTATCACTGCAGGATTTCACCATGATATTTCCAGGCATTGTTGCAGTTCTGCAATCAGTGAACAGGGAACTATCAAGCGAAACACTTAATTTTAATTCACTGTTTGATAAACCTGATTAATTTTTAGCTCCTATTATACATATAGTTAATGCCATTTGGCAATATAATAATCTCAACTTTCAGATTTTCAGTATCTCACTGAGTTCCTAAAATCTCTCTTAGCAAGTTATCCCAACTTTTCTGAAATATATCCCCTTCAATATTTGACCGTTGAATCTGTAATTTCTTGCTATTGTTGGGTAATTAAAGAGAGTTTACATTAAAAAAACTTAGTCTACTGCATTATTAGCTGTTAAACAAACCCAGTCAAAATCTAACATGAATAATCTGAGGGGCTTGAGAGGATATGATAGAAAACATAAAGACCGTTTCTCTTggaaaattcaagaaaaagaaATTCAATAGACAGGAGAGAAAGTTTGATCTAACTTTATATTACTGTATAGACTATAGACATCTAATGAGGGTTAAATGTTTTACATAAACGGTTCTTGAATTAACCATGTCATCCACTTCCCCTGCAAATCCTCAGTCATCACATATTTTAAGGGGATTCGAGTGTGGCTAATGGCCAAGCAATTCATGCTTACTTGAATGCGCTTggaatttctataattttttaatagaaatataaaaataattttacttttttcttttcttgcaaAGGAGGAAGAGGGGATTCAAACTTAGAACCTCTTCCAAAGCTAGAAGATGCACTTAACACCATAAGAAGACTAAGCTTGCAAGTAAAAAGTTGGCTATCTGAGTATAAggtatatgaaaatatttttacgATTTGAATTGTGGCATTAATTTTTTCTGTAGCTATATAACTTCCAATTTTCCCAATTTGGTATATTCTAGTTTTGTTGTCCTTTTAGAGTTATCtttaagcataaaataatgaatcaGCAACAGGTACAACATCGCACTTGACACAATGGACTCACAGTTGCAACAACTTTCTCCCTTCCAGCATCAATTTCAGGAAGGATTCCGCTAGGTTTCAAAAGAGAAAGTAGACTGATTACTTGACTGCGttttttgtcataagattagaaGGCCAAACCTGTTGGCTTTAAAAGAATATAATGCAATTACTGCTTATGTTCATGCAGAGCATTATGTTGCATCAAAGATGATAATGGGTTGGCTTAGTTTGGGAGATCCATTACCATCAAGCCAAATCTCATTTTTTGTCAGTGTTCAAGAAGTAGAAAAGAGGAAGATAATGAAAATCAATTGCATGTATCCTTTCAATAACCATTAAAAACCATAGAACATTCTTATTATCCTGGAGAAGGAAAACAGAAAAAAAAACTGTAAGCCATCTACAATTTGATCTTTTACTAACAATCAGCAGAAGTAAAGTCTGGGAACAGAACATCTTAATCAATTGGCTTCTCCATTGGTTTATCTTGGAGTTCCTGCCCCCCCTTGCCAGCATCATAATCCTTGAAGTGCCTCTTCCAAAACCAATGCTTCTTCCATACTCTATCAATCATTTCATCAATTGGGATTCCTTTCGTCTCAGGGAGCAGGAAAATGGCAAAAAGGCCCATAACAAGCAGCCAGAAAgcgaagaagaagaaaatcccaGATCGCATATGGCATAGCATGGTGAGAAATGATTGGCCAATTATGAATGTAAAGAACATGTTCATGCTAACAGTAATGAACAAAGCAGAACTTCGACTCTCCAGTGGGAAGGTTTCACTAGGAATTAACCAGCCAAGAGGCCCCCATGACCACGCAAAACCAGCCAAGAATACACAGATGAAGCAGATAACAATTACACAATAATGTTTTGGCACGGTATTTGTGGTTTTCAAGTGCAATGCAAGAATTCCCCCAATTGCACACTATAAGGAACAAAACCATGATATGAGTTAGTAATGCTAAACAACAGATGGGGAAAAAAGTAATTGATTTTACGGTCAGAACTAATCACTTAAGGTTAAAATGAAAAAGCTACAGTTCTTTTAAATAATGGCCTATTCTGAataattttgcattttatttttcaataattttgGGTTACCTGAGAAATGAGCATTTGAATGGCAGCTTCAACAAGCAATATCCTTCTTCCAACTCTATCCACAAGTAAAATTGCCACCACTGTGCATATTGGTTTAACAGTATTAGCCACAACAGCTGATAATAGGGACGCATCATCTCCAAAGCCCATAGTCAGAAAGAGGACAGGGGCATAAAACATGACTGCAGTGATGCCAGTGAACTGCTGGAAGAACTGAAGAAGTGAGCCACAAATAAGTTGAGGCCTATTATATCGACTCACGAGGTTCCTGTAGGGGTGTTTATATTGATTAGCCAATTCAACAGCACTCAAAATTTCTGCATATTCTTCATCAACATCATCAACACCTCTGATCTTCCTCAGAATAGATaagcctttttcttttcttcctcgcTCTACAAGGCTCGTTGGAGTCTCCACAATGATAAAAGAGCCAAAGAGAAGAATTATAGCAGGCCCTGCAGCTCCACCCAGTGATATCCTCCAACCATATGGGTGCAGCTTTGAAGTaccataattaataatattagcaATTAGAACGCCAAATGTGATCATCAACTGGAAACAAATGTTAAGGCCTCCTCTATACCTCGGAGGTGCAATTTCTGATATGAACAATGGAACTGCCTGCAATGGCATTTCCACAAATAATTAGAAGGTAACAGAAAAAATAATTTCAAGAACAATTTAAATTACACGAAGAAGCTCATAAGCTGTGCATGATTTGAGTCACCTGGTTACCAAATCCTACACCAGCACCCAGAAGCATCCTTCCAATGATCAACATGGGAAGATTCTGAGCAGCAGCATTCAAAACGGCTCCAATAAGAAAGAAGATAGAGGCAATTTGGATGGTGGGTTTCCGGCCATACTTCTTGCTAACTAGGGAAGCAAAAAAGCTAGCCACAATGCCTGCAAAGTAGAGAGAAGATGTGAAAAGCTGAAGATACTGATTATTGTATTTGCAGTAGTTATTGGCCTTGGCTTGGTGTTTCTTGACAAAAACAGTAGGGAAGAACTTCTTCAAGAAACTATCCATTGACGTTACTCCTCCTACAAAAAGATCAATACTCATTTATGAGATATATGTTTGTGGCAGGTGAATTTAGAGTAAACTAAAATAGCCCTAGATCCCAAGAtagaataaaagaaaagaggaaagatTGTGGGTGAGTTTACGTACCGGATATGccaatatcatagccaaacatGAGACCACCAACGGCTGCAATTATGGAACAAACAACGACCTGCTTGGTGAGCTTGGCGGAGAAGTCCGGAGGACAACCCCCAGCAGCAGCTTCAACCTTGCTTAAGCCAGGCATGGTGGGACCTTTACTTCCTCTATGAAATAATGTAAACCAAAGACCTGGGATGAAAACAGAGGTCTGTTTTTATAGACTATAAGCCAAGGTTTTTATCTTTTATCAGGCAAAGCGACTTTCCATTGCGGCTGTTACATGGGGAAGCCAACTCTTGTTTTTGAGTCCAACAGAACTTCAAATTCTAGGAGTCCAATCACATATGTCCATCTGGCAAgtaattttgtttaatttttaatatctattaattaaaaattttagcatcttaTCGATTCCTTAAATCCCTCTCATTTTACTTTGTCTTTCTTGGATAAGCCTTTTACCCACTAAAAACCAATATTAAAGATATGTTTGTTATTTCTATTTAAACTGCCATTAAAAATACATATacttttaaatatgttaa
Proteins encoded:
- the LOC110666349 gene encoding sugar transport protein 8, which translates into the protein MPGLSKVEAAAGGCPPDFSAKLTKQVVVCSIIAAVGGLMFGYDIGISGGVTSMDSFLKKFFPTVFVKKHQAKANNYCKYNNQYLQLFTSSLYFAGIVASFFASLVSKKYGRKPTIQIASIFFLIGAVLNAAAQNLPMLIIGRMLLGAGVGFGNQAVPLFISEIAPPRYRGGLNICFQLMITFGVLIANIINYGTSKLHPYGWRISLGGAAGPAIILLFGSFIIVETPTSLVERGRKEKGLSILRKIRGVDDVDEEYAEILSAVELANQYKHPYRNLVSRYNRPQLICGSLLQFFQQFTGITAVMFYAPVLFLTMGFGDDASLLSAVVANTVKPICTVVAILLVDRVGRRILLVEAAIQMLISQCAIGGILALHLKTTNTVPKHYCVIVICFICVFLAGFAWSWGPLGWLIPSETFPLESRSSALFITVSMNMFFTFIIGQSFLTMLCHMRSGIFFFFAFWLLVMGLFAIFLLPETKGIPIDEMIDRVWKKHWFWKRHFKDYDAGKGGQELQDKPMEKPID